From the Hevea brasiliensis isolate MT/VB/25A 57/8 chromosome 13, ASM3005281v1, whole genome shotgun sequence genome, the window AGTTCACTGCAAAAGGCTGCTTATTTGAGGTGTAGTACACCATTGTTGCTAGTGCTGGGTATTCCCAAGCTGGTGTGGGCAtagaattttgaaattttgaaaatttgagatttcctTCACCATGTCTCTTTTTCTGCATGCAATGCATGGATTAGGCTTTCCATCAAGATGGTAACTCAAACATCAAAGAGTCAGGTCACTCTAATTTATATAGGATTTAAATCCCCAATTTCCCTAAATACCATATGCAATTTGCTTTATAGATAATAGTGAAGCACAGTATGGCCTTAGGCTATTGGGTACTTTTTATTTAGGTTGTTTGTTGTTGATGATCCAATTTGTACGTAATTTGCTTTGTAGAGGGAAGTTGTTCCTAATTGTGCCCGTCTAAGCTTTATTACAAGAAATTACATCTTTTgtgataaaaatttttattacgcATAAGAATTTGTCACTAAATGTTACAATTTATTGACAAAATTCCTAAGTCGTCATTAAATCATTTGTTTTTGTAACAACAAAATCTTTTGTCACCATAATACTAGACATTCGTCACCAAAAGAAATATATAGAGACAATCGAAAAAATTTCATGATCCTTACATTTGGAGGCAAAATCTCCCATTAAAATTGGAGGGAAATGTTTTAGTGATGATTTAATgataatatatgaaatttcaaacAATTGAGCATGATTTAATAATGATATACGAAAAATAAGTTTTTGGTGACACTATTTTTTTTAGTGATGAACCAATGATATTAATgtacaaaattttaataaaattaatttgtatttaacataattaatcaaaaattttaatattaacaaaattttacTATGATTTtagaaatataaaatataaaaataaatattagcatatattattaaaataaaataaaaaaatatttcacgCGATGCACAGACAATATGACTAGTTAATTATTTGTAGCGTAATCTATTTTCCCTTGCTAACTAAAATCTtagaaacattttttttaaattaaaaagaattgaatTTTTTCATTCTATATATAAAAAtcgataaaaataataaattaaattaaattcttataaaattttatattttaaaaaaaaaataagaataatcgatgaaaatgattttaatataGTCATCTCTTAAATAATTTAGGATAATTTCTATATACGATTTTtgtgtccctcaaaattttatatgtataatttggataatattatattttaaaaataaaaaaaaatatatagtttATATAGTTTTTAAAAAGAAGATCAAGAAATGTCATACAAATGTAACTTCCCCCACAAAGTCATTATCTTATAATTAAGTAGCCGCCCTAGCAAGTCTTTCTTTTCAAATTATAGAAAGAATCTTTAAAGTGAGGTACCGTTCGGATTAAACTTTtgagataataaaaaaattaaaaaaaaactttttaagaATCTTGTAAATAAGTATAAAAACATTTCTTCCTCATCAATTAGATTTACTTGAttggaaaatattttaaaattttttttatctggAATAGGGTGGAATATTCGattcaaattgaatcgaatcatcaaaactaaattattatattttaaaaactaaATCAAACTGAAATGCATAAAAAATCATACTGAATTAAACCGTCTCAATTTAGTTCAATTCGATTCGAACTGATCAGTTTTTAGGCTTTGatgatttttttatatttataattgattttcaaattatttgataTGATTTTGACATTGATTTGAATCTaacaaccattaatcaatgaaattaaacaatttatatatataaaaagtcatataatacataaattttttataaaaataaagcaatttaaaaatcaataaagcaATTCAGTTTGGTTCAATTAACTTTGTTCTTTTAAAACTGAACCAAATCAAAATAAtcgaattttttaaaatttaaaaccgAATTGAATTACTGAATTTAGACAATTTAATTCTATTTATTTGATTCAAATTGAATAGTATTCACCCATAATTCTGAATTCATCATGCCAATGCGAATGCATTCTTAAAATTGCCTAAAGAGAAAACTTAATTTTAATatgtcaatatatatatatatacacatacacaTATGAATAGTGTTCACTCATAATCTTGAATTCATTGTGTCGATGTGAATAGTATTCACCCGTAATCTTAAATTCATCATGCTAATGCTAGTAATTTATCGTGCCGATGTGAATAGTATTCACCCATAATTCTGAATTCATCATGCCAATGTGAGAAATGCATTTTTAAATCGTTTAAAAAGAAaacttaattttaatatatatattaaattttattaaaaatacttttaaaattattaatttttttaattgaaaattattaaattaatattttcttataaatatattttaaaataattatagttCAATAACAATACTAAACATGTTATGGTGTAAATTATATTCATTATTACTCAAAcacattcaatattttttttttaattttaaaattgtaaaatttaattatattttaattctcaaaactaatatttttttaataataattattaaaatttaaggaTATTTAcacattaaatattataataaaaatataataaaaaattattaataatcgcCTTGAGAATGTTCTGTTGACTGACGCGGAATAGTGATGTGGCAAGTTGCGTACGCTAATATAATTCTgccctaattttttaattttaaaataaataaataaattgtttaaaacaattattaaaaaaaatagtgaTAAATtgtttaaaacaaaaagaaaaatcgGTATTAGGTTGTCCACGTTGTTATCGATTTTCTTCAATCCTCTTCTTGAAGGAGTCTTTATGAATTCGAAGGTAGTGTTTCCGTTTCTTGATTCCTTGTGATCCCTCTTAAGTACAACAGAGTAATTGTTCCATTGTGATTTTCTTGTGGAGGATTTGCCCTGCAACTAAACAGGAGCTGAGGTCCagtgagcttttttttttttttgttctaatGGAATTTTTAAGCTATGGGTTTGTTTAGGAGTTTTGGGTTGTGGCTGAGTCTTGAATTAATCATTATTTTCCTGGTGTCAGGGGTTTTGAGGTTTTCATTGTGCCTTTTCTATTCACAGTATAATTTAGGTTTGCTTGATTAATCATTTCTGGGGCTTAATTTTGTATATTTGTAATGGGTACtttttgaaaaatgaaatttcCCTATTTTGTTGCCTGCTTTACTATAGTTGGGAtcatttctttttcctctttctccctttttttttttttaaaaaaaatttggagTTTTTGTTTTGTGGACTTCAGGAAATGCTTTGAGTTACAGGTGAAATTTCTGTTTGGTTGCAAAGATAACTGCTAAATAGTGTGAATGGGTATTTAtgtgctgttttttttttttttaggcattttGGATATTTGTGCTTTTGGCAATGCTTTGACTGAGCAAGTAGTAAAAAGATACTGATAGCTTTCCTTCTTGTTTTTAACCTCAGATGTGAAGTAGCCCTGAGTTAGACTCGAAGAGATACAAACTGGACTTACTCTTTGTTGATCTGAAAGTTGTCAATGGGCGGTGTAAATAGTTCAAGGGCTGTAGCTAGTGAGCTTTTTGAAGTATCACAAAGTAAAACTTGCAAGAGACAGAGGTTGTCATCGATTTCTTGTGAGGAAAGTCCAAGATTGATTCCCAGCCTTCCTGATGAAATATCAATTCAGATCCTTGCCAGACTTCCTAAGATTTGTTACTTGAAAATGAGGTTAGTGTCTCGTGCTTGGAAAGCAGCCATTGTAAGTGCTGAACTGTTCAATGTGAGAAAAGAACTTGGAACAACTGAGGCGTGGCTCTATATATTAATGAAAGTTgaagatgaaaaatttttatggtaTGCCTTGGATCCATTGTCCCGAAGGTGGCAAAGGTTGCCGACAATGCCTGGTGTTTCATTTGAAGATGAGCCCAAGAAGGGTTTGGCTGCGCTTCGAATGTGGAATGTAGTGGGTTCGAGTATCAAAATTGCAGACACGGTAATGAGTTGGCTTAGAAAGAAGGGGACACTGGACCGATTACCCTTTCATGGCAGTGCTGTTGGAGCTATTGATGGTTGCCTCTATGTGTTAGGGGGACTCTCTAAAGCTTCAGCCATGAGATGTGTGTGGCGGTATAATCCAATACTGAATGCTTGGAGTGAGATGAGTCCAATGTCCATTGGTAGAGCCTTTTCTAAGACAGGAATCTTAAACAACAAGCTTTATGTTGTTGGAGGAGTTGCTAAAGGCCGTGGTGGACTTACCTCTCTCCAATCTGCTGAAGTGTTTGATCCTTATACTGGTATGTGGTCTGAAATTCCAAGCATGCCTTTTTCCAAGGCTCAGGTGCTCCCTACTGCTTTTCTGGCGGATTTGCTCAAGCCAATTGCAACTGGGATGGCATCATATAGAGGAAGGTTATTTGTGGCTCAGAGCTTATATTGCTGGCCTTTTTTTGTTGATGTTGGAGGAGAGATATACGATCCAGAGTTGAATGCATGGAATGAAATGCCAACTGGCATGGGAGAGGGTTGGCCAGTAAAGCAGGCAGGAACAAAACCGAGTGTCACAGTTGAAGATGAGCTTTATGCACTTGAACCTTCTAGTTCTCTTGATAGTGCTAGAATCAAGGTATATGATTACAGAAATGATGCCTGGAAAGTTTTGCTTGGTGATATTCCTATTTGTGACACTAGTAATTCACAATCTTCCTATTTACTTGCTGGTTTACTTGGAAAGCTCCATGTAATCACTAAAGATGCCAACAACATCATAAGAGTTCTGCAGGTAGATGTAAGGAATCATTTAGCTTCCTCATCATCATCTTCAGCCCTTCCTTTTGATAACTCCTGCAGCGAGGAGGCTGAGTCTGCAGCAAAACCAGAAACATGTCTTTGGAGGGTCATTGCCACTAAAAATGCTAGCTCTGCTGATCTGGTTAGTTGTCAGACCCTTGATCATTAGTTATATCTGTATGTCTTACCCTTTCTGTAGTTCAGTGTGGTGATGAATGTTTTGTATACATTATTCTTACCATTATAAAGAGAGAATGcttgaaagggaaaaaaaatttatCATAGTATTGGAAATCTATGACATGATCCATGATATATAGGCACTTGTAAACAATTTATGTATTCAATTATTGAGTGAATCAATTTTTATTGTTGCCTATCTGAATGATCTCTTCTTGCGACTCTAGATGTTCGGTTACTCACTAACACAGATGGGGGAATAGCATACTTTTGCATTTTGGTACAAGCTCACATTAGCAACTACTATATGATGCTTGATGTACGTTCAGTAATGATTTTGACCTGCCAACTCCACTTAGTAGAACATGTTTGATATCCAGGAGTCAGGACCAGGGCAATTGTGGAGTCACCTCTCAGTTTTCACATTTATTGTTAATTGTCATCTGGGAAATCCTGGAGTTTTATTCATCTCATACTAAGTTAGGGTCTGATGTTAACTGAGGCCATTACTTGAGGCATGTTCAATCTGCACATAAAACTGACCtcatttaaaatctgaaaatccaATTTTTTAGTCcgtgaatttttgagatttgtcTATTGAGCCTGTACTCTTCAATTGAGTGTTGCTGAACCTACAATCCTTCACTATTGTATGGGAGTTGGTTAGAGGGAGTTAAAGGGTGAAATGTAAATGAAGGTTAACCTATTAACCTCATTTGTTAGTTAATTTTAGGACATAAATGAAAGTTAATGAATGTTAAAAATTTACATCCATTAACCTGCAAGGCtcattaacctttttttttttaaaaaaaaaaaaaaaaaaccaacaacAACAACTCTCAAAACAAAGTGAAGTTAATTAAGTTCCTTTTACATTACATTTCATGCTCTTACATTATTTGTATTAACTTTCCATTCCATAGTTTTAAGACTCTCATGCAATGCATTAGGAAAAATTCTTGAACACTCAACAACTTTTAGTTTATTATTTATACACATTATATAATTGAACCTACAAACTTTTCAACTTAAAGAAATTGAGAACTTagtaaagataaaaataaaaaaaataataatgagaAATTTGTTGATTTACAAGATATTAAAAGAAAGTTACACTATTTTTATAgacaaaaattcaaaatttctatGGGCTTGGTATGAGtttttccttatatatatattaaatcgccattaattaatttctctttttttatttatctcaTTAAGTAAATGATTAATTTGTGGGCTCAATGATAGTTATAAAATTGTAGAGAAAATGGAGGTTTGCCTAAGAATATTAAACCAATGTGAGACAATAAATCCTCTTATGTTTAGGCATAAATATTTATAGCGTGAAGTTTGTAAACATTAACATCTGTAGTGGCCAACTATTAAAGTAGAATAGATTCTAATATCATATAGAGAAAATTGATTGAGTCTATTTATActtcaaaaattaactcaaaaataAGAAATTTGCTTAAAT encodes:
- the LOC110657624 gene encoding F-box/kelch-repeat protein At1g22040, which gives rise to MGGVNSSRAVASELFEVSQSKTCKRQRLSSISCEESPRLIPSLPDEISIQILARLPKICYLKMRLVSRAWKAAIVSAELFNVRKELGTTEAWLYILMKVEDEKFLWYALDPLSRRWQRLPTMPGVSFEDEPKKGLAALRMWNVVGSSIKIADTVMSWLRKKGTLDRLPFHGSAVGAIDGCLYVLGGLSKASAMRCVWRYNPILNAWSEMSPMSIGRAFSKTGILNNKLYVVGGVAKGRGGLTSLQSAEVFDPYTGMWSEIPSMPFSKAQVLPTAFLADLLKPIATGMASYRGRLFVAQSLYCWPFFVDVGGEIYDPELNAWNEMPTGMGEGWPVKQAGTKPSVTVEDELYALEPSSSLDSARIKVYDYRNDAWKVLLGDIPICDTSNSQSSYLLAGLLGKLHVITKDANNIIRVLQVDVRNHLASSSSSSALPFDNSCSEEAESAAKPETCLWRVIATKNASSADLVSCQTLDH